One region of Cinclus cinclus chromosome 1, bCinCin1.1, whole genome shotgun sequence genomic DNA includes:
- the GFOD1 gene encoding glucose-fructose oxidoreductase domain-containing protein 1 isoform X3 encodes MCMDVLAPAETTPAEGPAICMQKDLTCYVSGIGKNVICDRTATPLDAFRMMTAAHYYPKLMSIMGNVLRFLPAFVKMKQLIQEGYVGELLVCEVQVHSGSLLGKKYNWSCDDLMGGGGLHSVGTYIIDLLTFLTSQKAVKVHGLLKTFVKQTDHIKGIRQITSDDFCTFQMVLEGGVCCTVTLNFNIPGEFKQDIIVVGSAGRLTVIGTDLYGQSNSSPQRELLLKDSTPVSNSLLPEKAFSDIPSPYLRGTIKMVQAVRQAFEDQDDRRTWDGRPLTMAATFDDCLYALCVVDTIKKSNQLGEWQNISIMTEEPELSPAYLISEAMRKSRMSLYC; translated from the coding sequence GCATTGGGAAAAACGTCATCTGTGACCGAACGGCGACTCCCCTGGATGCCTTTAGGATGATGACTGCGGCTCATTATTACCCAAAGCTCATGAGCATCATGGGGAACGTTTTGCGCTTCCTGCCTGCTTTCGTGAAGATGAAGCAGCTGATCCAGGAGGGTTATGTGGGCGAGCTGCTGGTGTGTGAGGTGCAGGTCCACAGTGGCAGCCTGCTGGGCAAGAAGTACAACTGGAGCTGTGATGACCTCATGGGAGGGGGTGGCTTGCACTCGGTGGGCACCTACATCATCGACCTGCTGACCTTCCTCACCAGCCAGAAGGCCGTGAAGGTGCATGGGCTGCTCAAGACCTTCGTGAAGCAGACCGACCACATCAAGGGCATCCGGCAGATCACCAGCGATGACTTCTGCACGTTTCAGATGGTCCTGGAAGGGGGCGTGTGCTGCACGGTGACGCTCAACTTCAACATCCCAGGGGAGTTCAAACAGGACATCATCGTGGTGGGCTCGGCGGGACGGCTCACTGTGATAGGCACTGATCTCTATGGACAGAGCAACAGCTCTCCTCAGCGGGAGCTCCTGCTCAAGGACTCCACGCCAGTCAGCAACTCCTTGCTTCCGGAGAAAGCCTTCAGTGACATCCCATCCCCCTACCTGCGGGGCACCATTAAGATGGTCCAGGCTGTCCGGCAGGCCTTTGAGGACCAGGATGACAGGAGGACCTGGGACGGGAGGCCCCTTACGATGGCTGCCACTTTTGATGACTGTCTGTATGCCCTATGTGTGGTGGACACCATTAAAAAGTCAAACCAGCTGGGGGAGTGGCAGAACATTTCGATCATGACTGAGGAGCCAGAACTGAGCCCGGCATATTTGATCAGCGAAGCCATGCGGAAGAGCAGGATGTCTCTGTACTGCTAG